A region of the Kaistia geumhonensis genome:
AATGCGCCGGAGCCCGACAGCGAGCGCGCGGCCAAGGAGCGGAAGGCACGCGAAGAGGCGCTTCTCGAAGGCGACCTGCCGGTGCCGGACATCGCCGGGATCTCCGAGCAGAATCGCGCGAAGACAAGGGATTGAAGCGAGGGCAATCGCCGTCGATGCAATTTTAGATTGGTTGAGTGCAGTGCTTCGTTGGGTAAGTTCTAAAATGCTTTGGGAGGAGTGGTTGTGGATCGGTCGATCCGCGACAAACGGGCCGGCCAACTGTCCTGCCGGAATTGCTTTTGATCGAGAATGGTCGACAGGGTGGCACCTTCCTGGTGCATGACGCGGATTGGCAGACGCCCGCGATTACCGAGGCGCATGCCTATTGTCGCGCGTTCGAGTCGATGCCGGCGGCAGCTGGTGTCGCCTATCTCGCCTTTCCCTGGGCGACGCTCATCGACCAGATCCAGCAGGGCCGGGATTCGTCGCGGCTGCAGCAGGCTCTTGACGCACTCGCGGTGGTCGCGCGCGGCCATGATCGTGTCGTCACGGTCTGCCAACATGTCTTCATGGGTCTCTGCGGCCCGTTGTTCCGCCAGGCCGGCGTAACGGACATCTTCTGGGCGCATGCTCGGAAAGGACCTGTGGGCGAGGGGTTCGACGGCATCACGATCGCCCCCTTCCCGCTGTTCCCGGTCAACTCGCCGGGGCCGGAGGCGCGTTGCGTGCCGAAGCGGCATCTCTTCAGCTTCGTAGGCGCGCGTCCGAACCCGTTCTACATGGATGACGCGCGCCCTTTCATCTTCGACGAACTATCGGACGTGCCGGACGGCCTCGTGATTTCTCGCGACGAATGGCACTTTCATCAGGCTGTCTACGAGCACCAGATCCGCCAGACCGTCGCGGCGATCGAGGATCCGCTTCGCAACGCGGCCGCGGCCGAGTATCGGGAAGTGATGGCCGAGAGCATTTTCGTGCTCTGCCCGAGCGGAACCGGCCCGAACAGCCTACGCCTCTGGGAGGCGATCGACTGCGGCGCGATCCCCGTGATCATTTCCCCGCTCTACGAGCCGCCCGGCGATCTGGCACTCTGGCGCCACGGAACGCTGAGCGCCGATGGAACCCGCGATGCGTTGCGACGGCTGCCGGGAATTCTGCAACGGCTCGCCGCCGACGAGGAGCGGCTTGCCCGGATGCGTGGGCTGATCGGGGAGCTGCGAGCGCGCTACGGCTCGGATACCTTCGTCCACGACGTGGTCGCCCTCGCGCAGAGCCTAGCAGCGCGCCGCAATGCCGCCTGAGCCGGCTGCTCGCGAAAGTTTTGTGTCATCGATGCCACGCCTGCCCTCAAGCTGACACGAATCGCGCTCACGATTTCGATCGTGAGCCTTAGCGATCTTGGATTGATCGATTCAGGGGCGCAAACTCCCACCCGCCGACCCCGGGCCGCGCCAGCGGTTCGAAGCCGACGTCTTTGTCCTCCGCCTTCCTCGTGGGGACCATCCGAAACGTCAGTCTGGACAGACTCCGGTGACACGCAGTGCTGCAACGCGCGCAGACGGGCGCGATAATCCGCTCGCCCATGTGAAGGCGGCGGAATGGGGGAAAGGTCTCGGGACGCTCTACCGGATCACCCGGTTGACGATGCGCCATCCCTGGCAGGCCGGCATCGCCATCCTGTCGACGATCATCGCCTGCACCTTCCAGCTCATCATTCCGCGGCTGCTCGGCCGCGCCGTCGACGAGGCGCAGGGCATCCTCAGCGCCGATACCGCCGTCGCCGCGCAGCATGCGCTGCTGGTCACGGCCGGAACGCTGCTCGGCGTCAGCATCCTTCGCGGCATCTTCACCATGGCGCAGAACTACTATGGCGACGCCGTCGGCCACCATCTCGGTTACGAGCTGCGCCTCGCCGCCTATGAAAAGCTGCAGCAGCTCTCCTTCTCCTTCCACGACCGCGTCCATACGGGCGATCTGATCACGCTCGGCATCCTCGACATCGAAGGTGTCCGGATGTTCTTCAACACCGGCCTCGTGCGCATGGTTCTCCTGACCATCCTGATCGGTTTCGGCGCCTTCATGCTGATCTCGACCGATCCGGTGCTCGGGCTGCTCAGCCTCTCCTTCGTCCCCTTCGTCGCATGGCGTTCGTCGGTCACGCAGCTTTTGCTGCGCTCGACCTGGCTCACCGTCCAGGAGAAGCTCGCGGTGCTGACGCGCGTCATGGACGAGAATCTCGGCGGCATTCGCGTCGTCCGCGCGTTCTCGGCCCAGGCTTTCGAGATGACGAAGTTCGACCGCATCTCAAGCGAGGCGCTGCAACTCGCCCATGAGCGCGTGCTGATCCGCGTGCGCAATACGAGCGCGATGAACTTCTCGTTCTTTGCGGCCATGGGGTTGGTGCTGTGGGTCGGCGGCGGCCGGGTGGCCAGCGGCTCGATGACGGTCGGCACGCTCGCCTCGTTCCTCACCTTCATGACCATCCTGCAGATGCCGGTCCGCCAGCTCGGCCTGATGGTCAACTCCTTCGCCCGCGCCTCGACCTGCGGCAGGCGGCTGTTCGAGCTGCTCGACCAGGAGGTGACGATCGCCGACCGGCCGGGCGCCAGACCGCTCTCGATCACCGACGGAACGCTCGCCTTCGAGAATGTCGGCTTCGAATATCCGGGCACGGACAAGCCGGCGCTCGCCGACATCAGCTTCACCGCCCGCCGCGGCGAGACGATCGGCATCGTCGGCCCGCCGGGCAGCGGCAAGTCGACGCTCGCCCATCTCATCCCGCGCTTCTACGACGTGACCTCCGGCCGCATCACCATCGACGGTCAGGATATCCGCGACGTGACCGTCGAATCGTTGCGCCGGGCGGCCGGAGTGGTGCAGCAGGACGCGTTCCTGTTCACGACGACGATCGAGAACAATGTCGCCTATGGCGATCCATGGGCCGAGGAACACCGCATCGAGCGCGCCGCTGAATCGGCGCAGCTGCACGACTATATAGTCGGCCTGCCCTCCGGCTACGAAACGGTGGTCGGCGAGCGTGGCGCATCGCTCTCCGGCGGCCAGCGCCAGCGTCTCACCATCGCGCGCAGCCTCATGCTGCATCAGAGCGTGCTCGTGCTCGACGATTCGACCGCCGCCGTCGATGCAGCGACCGAGCAGCGCATCCGCAGCGCGCTCCGCGTCCACGCCGCCGACCGCGTCACGATCGTCATCTCGCATCGCCTGTCGTCGCTGATGCATGCCGATCAGATCCTGTTCATAGAGGACGGGCGGATCGTCGAGCGGGGCACGCATGACGCGCTGGTCGCCGCCGGGGGCCGCTACCGCGCGCTCTACGATCTCCAGCTGCGGCCGGCCGAGGATGCGCTTCAGGGAGCGGCGGAGTGAGCCTGCGCTCGGAAAAGACCATGATCGCTGGGGCGCCGCGCCCGGCCCGCGCCGTCGTCGGCTCCCATCGCGAGAAGGAGGAGATCTTCGGCGCCGTCTACGACCCGAAGATCGTCCGCCGCATCTGGAGCTTCGTCGCGCCCTATCGACGGCAGGTGATCATCTCGGTCGTCGCCGTGCTCGTCTTCACGGCGACGCAGCTCGCGATCCCGCTCATCATCCGCACCGCCATCGACCGCGGCATGGCCGGCGGCATCGCCGACCATCGCGTCCTCGTCTGGTGCGCCGCCGCCTTCGCCGTCACCATCCTCGTCAACTATGCCGCCAGCTACGTGCAGGAGACAGTGGTTGGCATTGCCGCCGAGCATGTGCTGTTCGACATGCGCCGCGCGATGTTCGGCCACCTGCAGCGCGTGTCGCTCTCCTTCATGGACAAGACCGAGGTCGGCCGGCTGATGTCGCGCCTGCAGGG
Encoded here:
- a CDS encoding ABC transporter ATP-binding protein, with amino-acid sequence MTRSAATRADGRDNPLAHVKAAEWGKGLGTLYRITRLTMRHPWQAGIAILSTIIACTFQLIIPRLLGRAVDEAQGILSADTAVAAQHALLVTAGTLLGVSILRGIFTMAQNYYGDAVGHHLGYELRLAAYEKLQQLSFSFHDRVHTGDLITLGILDIEGVRMFFNTGLVRMVLLTILIGFGAFMLISTDPVLGLLSLSFVPFVAWRSSVTQLLLRSTWLTVQEKLAVLTRVMDENLGGIRVVRAFSAQAFEMTKFDRISSEALQLAHERVLIRVRNTSAMNFSFFAAMGLVLWVGGGRVASGSMTVGTLASFLTFMTILQMPVRQLGLMVNSFARASTCGRRLFELLDQEVTIADRPGARPLSITDGTLAFENVGFEYPGTDKPALADISFTARRGETIGIVGPPGSGKSTLAHLIPRFYDVTSGRITIDGQDIRDVTVESLRRAAGVVQQDAFLFTTTIENNVAYGDPWAEEHRIERAAESAQLHDYIVGLPSGYETVVGERGASLSGGQRQRLTIARSLMLHQSVLVLDDSTAAVDAATEQRIRSALRVHAADRVTIVISHRLSSLMHADQILFIEDGRIVERGTHDALVAAGGRYRALYDLQLRPAEDALQGAAE
- a CDS encoding exostosin domain-containing protein, producing MGEGFDGITIAPFPLFPVNSPGPEARCVPKRHLFSFVGARPNPFYMDDARPFIFDELSDVPDGLVISRDEWHFHQAVYEHQIRQTVAAIEDPLRNAAAAEYREVMAESIFVLCPSGTGPNSLRLWEAIDCGAIPVIISPLYEPPGDLALWRHGTLSADGTRDALRRLPGILQRLAADEERLARMRGLIGELRARYGSDTFVHDVVALAQSLAARRNAA